In Pelosinus sp. IPA-1, a single window of DNA contains:
- a CDS encoding thiamine pyrophosphate-dependent enzyme — MVEKLFARPQSLVDVATHYCPGCQHGIIHRLVAEVIDELEIQKTAIGVVPVGCSVLAYNYFNVDTQQAAHGRAPAVATGIKRVHPDKVVFTYQGDGDAAAIGTAEMIHAAARGEKITAIFVNNAIYGMTGGQLAPTTLVDQVTATSPYGRQSSSAGWPIRLSEMLATLDGAKFIARVCVNDPANMAKAKTAIKTAFQVQIRGEGFAMVEVLATCPTNWGKSPVDAKKWLKENMIPQFPLNVYKNVQG; from the coding sequence ATGGTGGAGAAGTTGTTTGCAAGACCTCAATCTCTAGTTGATGTAGCAACTCATTATTGCCCAGGTTGCCAGCATGGAATTATCCATCGTTTGGTAGCTGAAGTGATTGATGAATTAGAAATACAGAAGACAGCAATCGGTGTGGTACCAGTAGGGTGTTCGGTTTTGGCATATAATTATTTTAATGTGGACACTCAGCAAGCGGCTCATGGCCGTGCGCCAGCAGTGGCCACCGGGATAAAACGGGTACATCCAGATAAAGTCGTGTTTACTTACCAAGGAGACGGCGATGCTGCAGCCATTGGCACAGCAGAAATGATCCATGCGGCTGCCCGGGGCGAGAAAATAACAGCAATATTTGTGAATAATGCTATTTATGGCATGACTGGTGGTCAATTAGCACCGACTACATTAGTAGATCAAGTAACGGCTACCAGTCCTTATGGACGTCAAAGCTCCTCGGCTGGTTGGCCTATACGTTTGTCTGAAATGTTAGCAACTCTTGATGGGGCAAAGTTTATTGCCCGTGTTTGTGTCAATGATCCTGCCAATATGGCGAAGGCTAAGACTGCAATTAAAACAGCCTTCCAAGTACAAATTCGCGGAGAAGGGTTTGCCATGGTAGAGGTTTTGGCTACTTGTCCAACTAACTGGGGTAAATCCCCTGTAGATGCCAAAAAGTGGCTGAAGGAAAATATGATTCCACAATTTCCGCTCAATGTTTATAAAAATGTTCAGGGGTGA
- a CDS encoding 2-oxoacid:acceptor oxidoreductase family protein, which translates to MRHEIIISGFGGQGVMVMGQLLTYAGMLEGKHVSWMPSYGPEMRGGTANCSVIIDERSIGAPMVTEPTAAVVLNLPSLDRFEQTVQSKGVLIINSSLIDKPVQRSDIHVYNVPINDIATELGSPKVINVVALGALLAATNAATMEAAVTAFAKKFASKPQIVELNKEAMIRGYKAVENIGIE; encoded by the coding sequence ATGCGACACGAAATTATTATTTCAGGCTTTGGCGGTCAAGGGGTTATGGTTATGGGCCAGTTGTTAACTTATGCAGGGATGCTGGAAGGTAAGCATGTGTCTTGGATGCCTTCTTATGGTCCTGAAATGAGGGGGGGGACCGCAAATTGCTCCGTCATTATTGATGAAAGATCCATAGGTGCGCCGATGGTTACTGAACCGACGGCCGCAGTGGTCTTAAATTTACCCTCTCTTGATCGATTTGAACAAACAGTACAGAGCAAGGGCGTTCTCATTATTAATAGTTCACTCATTGATAAACCTGTTCAGCGTTCTGATATTCATGTTTATAATGTACCCATAAATGATATTGCGACAGAACTAGGCAGCCCTAAGGTGATCAATGTGGTCGCTTTAGGGGCCCTGCTAGCCGCTACGAATGCCGCCACAATGGAAGCGGCTGTTACTGCTTTTGCTAAAAAGTTCGCCTCTAAACCTCAGATTGTGGAGCTAAATAAAGAAGCCATGATAAGAGGCTACAAAGCAGTAGAGAACATTGGTATTGAATAA
- a CDS encoding tetratricopeptide repeat protein, which yields MIANEDEHSLTAIQWFNKGYDYDIKEDYDNAIFAYTKAIELNPQDPDAFINRGVIYDIKGEYDLAIIDYTKAIELDPLDADTYTNRGVIYDNKGEYDLAILDYTKAIELNPQGADAYANRGVIYDNKGKSDLALADYMKAIELNPQDADSYFNKATICKKSGHDSEALEAYNLFIRYTPSEDPNVEKAKQRIKELGGTI from the coding sequence ATGATTGCGAATGAAGATGAGCATTCTTTGACTGCTATTCAATGGTTTAATAAAGGGTATGATTATGATATTAAAGAGGATTACGATAATGCCATTTTCGCGTATACTAAGGCGATTGAGTTAAATCCCCAAGATCCGGATGCTTTCATTAATCGTGGGGTTATTTATGATATTAAAGGCGAATATGATCTAGCGATTATAGATTATACAAAAGCAATTGAGTTAGATCCGCTAGATGCCGATACTTATACTAACCGAGGCGTTATTTATGATAACAAAGGCGAATATGACCTAGCGATTCTAGATTATACCAAGGCCATTGAGTTAAATCCACAGGGTGCTGATGCTTATGCTAATCGGGGAGTTATTTATGATAATAAAGGTAAATCCGACTTAGCGTTAGCGGATTATATGAAAGCCATTGAATTAAATCCACAAGATGCGGATTCTTATTTTAATAAGGCAACGATTTGTAAAAAATCAGGACATGACTCCGAGGCGTTAGAGGCTTATAACTTATTTATACGTTATACACCTTCTGAAGATCCTAATGTAGAAAAAGCGAAACAGCGAATAAAGGAACTTGGTGGTACAATCTAA
- a CDS encoding DUF535 family protein, translating to MQVYVQLGAKIYDNNTFSAYRRMAVFIARSLLNHKQMQDIRQFFQLNSIRQDIIAANPFIFEQVTRSIFYRQSIFAERVALIKKHFVFLEAKFTQAALQHLYIGEGITLWRDNYRDETLSLKLQFNEGHNKEGLMGITLELGEKMIYQIIFWVSSDENDEMGLRIGAIQGSRGGLDTARDLTKHFYGLRPKNFIIQALRVVAGQIGIDRIYTVSNYGFYANNHIRIDRKLKTSLDVFWEEIGGRKCDDPRFYEIPMTEPRKKLEEVKCSKRKLYRNRFAMLDTIEETIIKSLEPHQIPQAATDIV from the coding sequence ATGCAAGTCTATGTTCAGTTAGGTGCAAAGATCTATGATAACAATACGTTTAGTGCTTATCGGCGTATGGCAGTATTTATTGCCAGGTCGCTACTCAATCATAAGCAAATGCAGGACATCAGGCAATTTTTTCAACTAAATTCCATACGGCAGGATATCATTGCAGCCAACCCCTTTATTTTTGAGCAAGTAACACGCAGTATTTTCTATCGCCAATCCATTTTTGCCGAAAGAGTGGCTTTAATAAAAAAGCACTTTGTCTTCCTTGAGGCTAAATTTACGCAAGCGGCGTTGCAACATCTATATATTGGAGAAGGCATTACGCTATGGCGTGATAATTATAGGGATGAAACTTTATCATTGAAGTTGCAATTTAATGAGGGGCATAACAAAGAAGGGTTAATGGGAATTACACTTGAGCTTGGAGAAAAAATGATTTATCAGATCATCTTTTGGGTTTCTTCAGACGAAAATGACGAAATGGGGCTGAGGATCGGCGCTATACAGGGATCGAGGGGAGGATTAGATACTGCGCGGGATTTGACAAAACATTTTTACGGACTTCGGCCTAAAAATTTCATAATTCAGGCATTGCGGGTAGTTGCCGGTCAGATAGGAATTGATCGAATCTATACAGTATCGAATTATGGATTTTATGCTAATAATCATATTCGCATTGATCGTAAGTTGAAAACTTCGTTAGATGTTTTTTGGGAAGAAATAGGAGGGAGAAAATGCGATGATCCGCGTTTTTATGAAATCCCTATGACTGAGCCGCGAAAAAAGTTAGAGGAAGTTAAATGTTCTAAACGAAAGCTCTATCGAAATAGGTTTGCTATGCTAGATACAATTGAGGAAACGATTATAAAATCCTTAGAACCGCATCAAATACCGCAAGCAGCTACTGACATAGTCTGA
- a CDS encoding DJ-1/PfpI family protein, translated as MGLIKRVGIFLFNGVELMDFAGPYEVFTAANLMAPQQYFDVFTVSEQKGEIRTSNGLIVKADYDFSDCPQTDVLVIPGGDIRPELVSSKTISKWIESQNRHTEITFSVCNGAMLLAKAGLLKGLEATTHHYFYDKLSEIDLSINVVQKSRYVDTGKIVTSAGISAGIDAALHIVLRIFGEKVVSHAIDIMEYESAAYRNDGNK; from the coding sequence ATGGGACTAATTAAAAGGGTAGGTATTTTCTTATTTAATGGTGTAGAATTAATGGATTTTGCTGGGCCATATGAAGTATTTACGGCTGCAAATCTTATGGCACCACAACAGTATTTTGATGTTTTTACAGTGAGTGAACAAAAGGGAGAGATTCGCACTAGCAATGGACTGATCGTAAAAGCCGATTACGATTTTTCTGATTGCCCACAGACAGATGTACTCGTGATACCTGGGGGAGATATTCGACCGGAGCTTGTTTCTAGTAAAACCATCTCGAAATGGATTGAAAGCCAAAATCGGCATACAGAAATCACTTTTTCTGTATGTAATGGGGCGATGTTGCTTGCCAAAGCAGGTTTGCTTAAAGGCTTGGAGGCTACTACCCATCATTACTTTTATGACAAACTATCTGAAATCGATTTATCTATTAATGTCGTTCAGAAGAGTCGCTATGTTGATACTGGGAAGATCGTCACTTCTGCGGGAATCTCTGCTGGTATTGATGCAGCGTTACACATTGTGTTAAGGATATTTGGTGAAAAAGTCGTTTCACATGCGATTGATATTATGGAGTATGAAAGTGCTGCTTATAGAAATGATGGAAACAAATAG
- a CDS encoding CBO0543 family protein, which produces MINIPDSAVKIIQTQSVFTEMRMQQWLQDSVFTWQWWLLVTLFITPWILWWFVVDKKRFPAIVLLGTFVLATSSWMDDLGTDLILWYYPYKLLPVYPQLVPINYAVIPVTYMLIYQYFRPWRSYIMAMAIMAALFSFVAEPALAYLGMYKVLKWQYYYSFPIYILIAISHRWIVEKVFAINRQHMM; this is translated from the coding sequence ATGATAAACATACCTGATTCAGCAGTCAAAATAATTCAAACACAATCTGTTTTTACTGAAATGAGAATGCAACAGTGGCTTCAGGATTCCGTATTTACCTGGCAATGGTGGCTCCTTGTGACATTGTTCATTACTCCTTGGATTTTATGGTGGTTTGTTGTAGATAAGAAACGCTTTCCAGCGATTGTTTTGCTAGGTACTTTTGTTCTTGCGACCTCCTCATGGATGGATGACCTAGGGACTGATTTGATTCTGTGGTACTATCCATATAAGTTACTGCCCGTTTACCCCCAATTGGTTCCTATAAACTATGCAGTAATACCAGTAACCTATATGCTAATTTACCAATATTTTCGCCCGTGGCGTTCCTATATAATGGCAATGGCTATCATGGCAGCACTCTTTTCTTTTGTTGCTGAACCTGCCCTAGCGTACTTAGGTATGTACAAAGTACTAAAGTGGCAGTATTATTATTCCTTTCCGATTTACATATTAATTGCTATCAGTCATAGGTGGATAGTTGAAAAAGTTTTTGCAATAAACCGCCAGCATATGATGTAA
- a CDS encoding C-GCAxxG-C-C family protein translates to MVNSLVDEAVRKFSEGYSCSQAILTVYGKQFGIDEKTALRLARSFGGGMARTCQTCGAVTGAYIVLGLKNDCEDEKVAKERTYALVQDFAQRFKERHGDVNCQQLLGCDLGLPEGQDYFKNNKLIGKCRGLVKDASIILEELL, encoded by the coding sequence ATGGTAAATTCGTTAGTTGATGAAGCGGTAAGAAAATTCTCGGAAGGTTACTCATGTTCTCAGGCAATATTGACGGTATACGGAAAACAGTTTGGCATTGACGAAAAAACTGCACTACGTTTAGCGCGTTCTTTTGGTGGTGGCATGGCTCGTACTTGTCAAACATGTGGAGCCGTAACTGGTGCATATATTGTCTTGGGACTCAAAAACGACTGTGAAGATGAAAAGGTCGCAAAAGAAAGAACTTATGCTCTTGTTCAAGACTTCGCGCAGCGATTTAAGGAAAGGCATGGAGATGTAAATTGTCAGCAGTTACTAGGTTGTGACCTTGGTTTACCCGAAGGCCAGGATTACTTTAAAAATAATAAATTAATTGGTAAATGTAGGGGATTAGTAAAGGATGCCTCCATAATATTGGAGGAGTTACTTTAA